Proteins encoded in a region of the Brevefilum fermentans genome:
- a CDS encoding GNAT family N-acetyltransferase, which produces MIFIRGDYQINTDKDKLQIEVIHRYLTESAYWATGRTLEMTKKTIEHSLCFGVYHRKQQVGFSRIVTDYTIFAYLCDAFVLPEYQGQGLGKWLTEAMLQVLDHEGVNWSMLATRDAHELYEIYGGYKKLYLPQNWMGRVHPDLLRSPQKKFSVPGEQ; this is translated from the coding sequence ATGATTTTCATCAGAGGTGATTATCAGATCAATACTGACAAGGATAAATTACAAATTGAGGTTATTCATCGTTACTTGACGGAATCAGCCTACTGGGCTACCGGTCGCACACTTGAAATGACCAAGAAAACAATTGAACATTCTCTGTGTTTTGGTGTTTACCATCGTAAGCAACAAGTCGGCTTTTCTCGAATCGTCACCGACTATACGATTTTCGCCTATTTATGTGATGCATTCGTCCTGCCGGAATACCAGGGGCAGGGGCTGGGCAAGTGGCTGACAGAAGCCATGCTGCAAGTACTGGATCATGAAGGTGTAAACTGGTCCATGTTAGCCACCCGTGATGCCCATGAACTTTACGAGATCTATGGCGGTTACAAAAAGCTTTATTTACCACAAAATTGGATGGGACGGGTCCATCCCGATCTTTTGCGCAGCCCACAGAAAAAGTTTTCCGTACCCGGAGAACAGTAG
- a CDS encoding bifunctional NUDIX hydrolase family protein/GNAT family N-acetyltransferase, with protein MTISPGFTLCFLLHDDDVLMLHRRYPPNQGLWNGVGGHIEPGESPRQAMIREIAEETGYQIDHPQFAGLLSWEGYEVPPGALAIFTARVPHKNFINNHEGELAWKPRDWVCTSPEVVDNILVFLPLVFADEPPRHYHFIYQDGKRIEDIITPLPEGFNPDLPIPFDSERWEEQRGDYLLSFDKERLQLDRIEDFIARQSYWAKNRPLEVIKTSIQHSVCLGIYHHGRQVGFARMVTDQSTFAWLADVFVDKAHRNQGLGKWLLEASIRFVDQRKIRRMVLITKDAQSLYETYGDFTPVDDSNTWLQRVRLYWEQE; from the coding sequence GTGACAATTTCCCCTGGATTTACCCTGTGCTTTCTTTTACACGACGATGATGTGCTCATGTTGCATCGTCGCTATCCGCCCAACCAGGGGTTGTGGAATGGCGTGGGCGGTCACATCGAGCCGGGCGAATCCCCCCGCCAGGCGATGATCCGCGAGATAGCCGAGGAGACCGGCTACCAGATCGACCACCCGCAATTTGCTGGTCTGCTGAGCTGGGAGGGGTACGAGGTTCCCCCGGGCGCACTTGCCATTTTCACCGCACGGGTTCCGCATAAAAATTTCATCAACAACCACGAGGGTGAGCTCGCATGGAAACCCCGAGATTGGGTGTGCACTTCGCCAGAAGTGGTGGACAATATTCTCGTGTTCTTGCCGCTGGTTTTTGCCGATGAGCCTCCGCGACATTATCACTTCATCTACCAGGATGGTAAGCGGATTGAAGATATCATTACTCCGTTGCCCGAGGGATTTAACCCTGATCTACCCATCCCCTTCGATTCAGAACGATGGGAAGAGCAACGCGGTGATTACCTGCTCAGTTTTGACAAAGAACGCTTGCAACTTGACCGTATTGAAGACTTCATCGCTCGGCAGTCTTATTGGGCAAAAAACCGTCCCCTGGAAGTGATTAAAACCTCGATCCAGCATTCTGTGTGTTTGGGCATCTATCACCATGGGCGGCAGGTGGGCTTTGCCCGCATGGTGACCGATCAATCCACCTTTGCCTGGTTGGCCGATGTTTTCGTTGATAAAGCGCATCGTAATCAGGGATTGGGTAAATGGTTGCTGGAAGCGTCCATCCGGTTTGTTGATCAACGAAAAATCAGGCGCATGGTGTTAATCACCAAAGACGCACAATCGTTATATGAAACCTATGGAGACTTTACCCCTGTTGATGATTCCAATACCTGGCTTCAACGGGTTCGATTGTATTGGGAACAGGAATAA
- a CDS encoding Zn-ribbon domain-containing OB-fold protein yields MEVPRHWRLRKQRYALVGEVCPHCQAKIFPPRDVCPECNGEAKTPYVFSGKGEVYSFTRMSTVPAGFEAQAPYTVALVKLDEGPIVTAQLTDLGDEDVKIGMPVEMVTRRLRSDGDERGILVYGYKFRPVVGSPR; encoded by the coding sequence ATGGAAGTTCCACGCCACTGGAGATTAAGAAAACAACGCTATGCCCTGGTGGGTGAGGTTTGCCCCCATTGTCAGGCAAAGATCTTCCCGCCGCGGGATGTGTGCCCGGAATGCAACGGCGAAGCCAAAACTCCCTACGTGTTCAGTGGCAAGGGGGAGGTGTATTCCTTCACCCGCATGAGCACGGTGCCAGCCGGCTTTGAAGCGCAGGCGCCCTATACCGTTGCGCTGGTCAAACTGGATGAAGGTCCCATCGTCACTGCGCAGTTGACCGACCTGGGCGATGAGGATGTTAAGATCGGTATGCCGGTGGAGATGGTCACCCGCAGGCTGCGTTCCGATGGCGACGAGCGCGGCATCCTGGTGTACGGGTACAAGTTCAGGCCGGTGGTGGGCAGTCCGCGTTAA
- a CDS encoding DUF4256 domain-containing protein, whose product MLFHLKQFLRLSIFLKLCPAGICRCAHVFVNHNGADYYHSLRGFRGMLRVQGVP is encoded by the coding sequence TTGCTCTTCCACCTCAAGCAGTTTCTGCGACTCAGCATTTTTTTAAAATTATGTCCTGCGGGAATTTGTCGTTGTGCGCATGTCTTTGTGAATCACAATGGGGCAGATTATTATCATTCCTTGCGGGGCTTTCGTGGCATGCTGAGGGTACAAGGTGTGCCTTAA